Proteins encoded within one genomic window of Rhododendron vialii isolate Sample 1 chromosome 1a, ASM3025357v1:
- the LOC131308615 gene encoding 3-hydroxyacyl-[acyl-carrier-protein] dehydratase FERN, mitochondrial-like: protein MLSHRILQKMLTTRLVSSFSPSFGFSSLSACGDKLKQERVFSSSDVLEYSKVSLDSNPLHFDLECAQKAGFEDRLVPGMLVASLFPRIIASHFPGAVYVSQSLHFKLPVYIGEEIIGEVQATNIRAMKNKYLAKFKTKCFKHGDHLVIDGEATAILSTLAMEQGKSITI, encoded by the exons ATGTTATCTCATAGAATCCTCCAGAAGATGCTTACAACGCGTCTTGTTTCAAGCTTTAGCCCCTCCTTCGGGTTCTCTTCACTTTCAGCATGTGGAGACAAATTAAAGCAAGAAAGGGTTTTTTCAAGTTCAGACGTTCTTGAATATTCGAAGGTGAGCCTTGACTCAAATCCTCTGCATTTTGATCTTGAGTGTGCCCAGAAAGCAGGGTTTGAAGATCGACTAGTTCCGGGGATGCTTGTTGCTTCCTTGTTCCCAAGGATTATTGCTTCACATTTT CCTGGAGCCGTGTATGTTTCGCAAAGCTTGCATTTCAAATTGCCAGTATATATTGGTGAAGAGATCATCGGTGAAGTACAAGCAACTAATATAAGGGCAATGAAGAACAAGTACCT GGCAAAATTCAAAACGAAGTGCTTCAAACACGGCGACCATCTGGTAATTGATGGCGAGGCTACAGCTATTTTATCAACTCTAGCCATGGAGCAAGGGAAATCTATTACTATCTGA
- the LOC131316100 gene encoding 3-hydroxyacyl-[acyl-carrier-protein] dehydratase FERN, mitochondrial-like: protein MLSHRILQKMLTTRLVSSFSPSSGFSSLSACGDRLKQERVFSSSDVLEYSKVSLDSNPLHFDLECAQKAGFEDRLVPGMLVASLFPRIIASNFPGAVYVSQSLHFKLRIYIGEEIIGEVQATNIRAMKNKYLAKFKTKCFKHGDHLVIEGEATAILPTLAMEQGKSII from the exons ATGTTATCTCATAGAATCCTCCAGAAGATGCTTACAACGCGTCTTGTTTCAAGCTTTAGCCCCTCCTCCGGGTTCTCTTCACTTTCAGCATGTGGAGACAGATTAAAGCAAGAAAGGGTTTTTTCAAGTTCAGACGTTCTTGAATATTCGAAGGTGAGCCTTGACTCAAATCCTCTGCATTTTGATCTTGAGTGTGCCCAGAAAGCAGGATTTGAAGATCGACTAGTTCCGGGGATGCTCGTTGCTTCCTTGTTCCCAAGGATTATTGCGTCAAATTTT CCTGGAGCCGTGTATGTTTCGCAAAGCTTGCATTTCAAATTGCGAATATATATTGGTGAAGAGATCATCGGTGAAGTACAAGCAACTAATATAAGGGCAATGAAGAACAAGTACCT TGCAAAATTCAAAACGAAGTGCTTCAAACACGGCGATCATCTGGTAATTGAAGGCGAGGCTACAGCTATTTTACCAACTCTAGCGATGGAGCAAGGGAAATCTATTATCTGA